The following proteins come from a genomic window of Leptospira neocaledonica:
- a CDS encoding sodium-dependent transporter, translating into MTKEPPKESWKSRTGLILTVASGAIGLGNFLRFPGQAVQNGGGAFLLPYIISFILVGIPVCITEWVMGRMGGEQGHSFPNLFRAYLSGVPLRLLGAIGVTIPLLIYVYYVFVEAWCLAYAFDFVTGSISLNSGNGDLNSLIQNSSNHFHTLVGAKENGSAVQGKIFYATLACFLMNFILVYRGIAKGLEVFAKIAVPSMLICSVIVLVRVLTLDNIELGLAQMWNPDWSALGEAKVWISAAGQIFFTLSAGFGIALVFSSYLKKENDVILSSVSAASLNEFVEVAFGGMITIPVAFLFLGLSATSFGTFGMGFIALPSVFALMPGGSFFGAIWYFVLFLAALTSSVTMLQPVIVFLEEAFHIRRRTSSFILFLFTFGLSFPILYFNKNFNALDQADFWVGTVLIYILATLQILIFGWVIGAKKGLEEGHKGAQAHLPKFFWWVIQYITPAFLLIVFGMFLYQNLGSYINKMDVDWMIANAGPGTNPEEAGFQALISRYVFLAIIAVFGLVYLLVHLSLKGKEESKDKSTNKVLPIFLGSFILILAFFMNIFPYKETASIKATFGSVSPELTLDGALIMWVSLGLVSLLSLYCVIKLFRTREA; encoded by the coding sequence ATGACTAAAGAACCGCCCAAGGAAAGTTGGAAATCCCGTACTGGACTCATATTGACCGTTGCCTCTGGAGCAATCGGACTCGGAAATTTCCTCCGATTTCCGGGACAGGCAGTGCAGAATGGAGGAGGAGCCTTCCTTCTCCCCTATATCATCAGTTTTATCCTAGTTGGAATTCCAGTCTGTATCACCGAATGGGTGATGGGAAGAATGGGTGGAGAACAAGGTCATAGTTTTCCGAATCTGTTTCGAGCCTATCTTTCCGGTGTTCCTCTTAGACTGCTCGGTGCAATTGGTGTTACCATTCCTTTGCTCATTTATGTATATTATGTTTTCGTGGAAGCTTGGTGTCTCGCTTATGCTTTCGATTTTGTAACAGGTAGTATCAGCTTAAATTCAGGGAATGGGGATCTGAATTCCCTCATCCAAAATTCTTCCAATCATTTTCATACATTAGTAGGCGCAAAAGAAAATGGAAGTGCTGTCCAAGGTAAAATTTTTTATGCCACACTCGCCTGCTTTCTAATGAACTTTATTTTAGTATATAGAGGAATTGCAAAAGGTCTGGAAGTATTCGCTAAGATCGCAGTTCCTTCTATGCTAATCTGTTCAGTCATCGTTCTCGTCAGAGTATTAACTTTAGATAATATAGAGCTCGGGCTCGCACAAATGTGGAATCCGGACTGGTCTGCATTGGGAGAAGCTAAGGTTTGGATCTCTGCAGCAGGTCAGATCTTTTTTACTTTATCCGCGGGATTTGGGATCGCCTTAGTATTTTCCAGTTATCTCAAAAAAGAAAATGATGTGATCTTATCTTCCGTTTCTGCAGCTTCTCTAAACGAATTTGTAGAAGTTGCGTTTGGTGGAATGATCACTATCCCAGTGGCATTTTTGTTTTTAGGACTATCGGCTACTTCTTTTGGAACATTCGGGATGGGATTTATAGCACTTCCTTCCGTATTTGCATTAATGCCTGGAGGATCCTTTTTTGGAGCCATTTGGTATTTTGTATTATTCTTAGCGGCTCTCACTTCTTCGGTAACGATGCTCCAACCGGTAATCGTATTTTTGGAAGAAGCTTTCCATATCAGAAGAAGGACTTCCAGTTTTATACTTTTCCTTTTTACGTTCGGGCTTTCTTTCCCGATCTTGTATTTTAATAAAAACTTCAATGCGCTAGACCAAGCGGATTTCTGGGTCGGAACGGTCCTTATTTATATTTTGGCTACCTTACAGATCTTAATTTTCGGTTGGGTGATTGGAGCCAAAAAAGGTTTGGAAGAAGGTCATAAGGGAGCACAGGCCCACTTACCTAAGTTTTTCTGGTGGGTAATCCAATACATTACACCTGCTTTTTTGCTGATCGTATTCGGAATGTTCCTCTACCAAAATTTAGGATCCTATATCAATAAGATGGATGTGGACTGGATGATTGCAAATGCAGGACCGGGAACCAATCCGGAAGAAGCAGGATTCCAAGCATTGATCTCTCGTTATGTATTTCTGGCTATCATCGCAGTATTCGGTTTGGTGTATTTACTTGTACATCTCAGCTTAAAGGGTAAGGAAGAATCCAAGGACAAATCCACGAACAAAGTGCTACCAATCTTTTTGGGAAGTTTTATACTGATCCTGGCATTCTTTATGAATATCTTCCCTTACAAAGAAACCGCTTCCATCAAGGCCACATTCGGATCCGTGTCCCCCGAATTGACTTTAGATGGAGCATTGATCATGTGGGTTTCTCTCGGTTTAGTTAGCCTTCTGTCCTTATATTGTGTGATCAAACTTTTCCGGACCAGGGAAGCGTGA
- a CDS encoding ATP-dependent DNA helicase, with protein sequence MSRVEEQFKKLSKLWPDFESRTGQIQMANSVEQAFASSEHLIVEAGTGVGKSLAYLIPAAISALEGEEIVVISTETKALQDQLIRKDIPLVSQILGQEVKAEIAMGASNYVCKRKLGNVLTQGTFGPEMMDHLNSFKDWVNQSESGRRQEYDGYASPDFWSKVTREADSCLGRSCPNFSHSFYFLERAKWQKSNLLIVNHSLLAAHIASDFNILPDFKKIVVDEAHNFPEVLGNAFRIELSSLEIQKLLQGVWNSQKKSGLGARLNSPKINDLANLAGEKLFLCFNKVVGELPLNFYGSQRIRRPLKMDGGELEAALDSLQEALLIELKKYSKDSDEIEEKEIAMEIEMSSGRIGQIAEGLHLFRTMDEGERVYWADPPNTRTKEMFPKLLTQPLKSETILREVLEPRTESIVFTSATLSTNKGDLSYFADRIGRLPSRSKLVASPFPYEKNALLFLPKDIKDATESAERNAADLSRYILKLIELTKGGAFVLFTSNKSLNEIIETIRPLTDLPIISQLEMGPEAAKNRFLAEKDAVLFGVASFWQGVDIRGDKLRSVILTKLPFQPPNDPVLEARSEKLKEKGGNPFKDLQLPYATTVLKQGFGRLIRSEKDTGIVSLLDSRIWTKSYGTDLINSLPPAKRISEWNQLKLEYSKLPNYSSGEAV encoded by the coding sequence TTGAGTAGAGTAGAAGAACAATTCAAAAAACTTTCCAAACTCTGGCCTGATTTCGAATCCAGGACCGGTCAGATCCAAATGGCAAACAGCGTGGAACAAGCATTTGCTAGTTCGGAACATTTGATCGTAGAAGCAGGAACAGGTGTTGGAAAATCCCTAGCCTATTTGATCCCTGCTGCAATCAGTGCGTTAGAAGGAGAAGAGATCGTAGTCATCTCCACGGAAACAAAGGCACTCCAAGACCAGCTTATAAGAAAAGATATCCCTCTTGTTTCTCAAATTTTAGGACAAGAAGTGAAAGCTGAAATTGCGATGGGAGCCTCTAATTACGTCTGTAAAAGAAAATTAGGAAATGTTCTGACACAAGGAACCTTTGGTCCGGAAATGATGGACCATTTAAATTCTTTTAAGGACTGGGTAAACCAATCCGAATCAGGAAGAAGACAAGAATATGATGGATATGCTTCTCCCGATTTTTGGTCCAAGGTAACAAGAGAAGCAGATTCTTGTTTGGGAAGAAGTTGTCCGAACTTCTCTCATTCTTTTTATTTTTTAGAAAGAGCTAAATGGCAGAAGTCAAACCTTCTGATCGTAAACCATTCCCTACTCGCGGCACATATTGCCTCCGATTTTAATATTCTTCCGGACTTCAAAAAGATCGTAGTGGATGAGGCTCATAATTTTCCTGAAGTTTTAGGAAACGCATTCAGGATCGAATTATCTTCTCTCGAGATCCAAAAACTTTTACAAGGTGTCTGGAATTCCCAAAAAAAATCAGGATTGGGTGCAAGACTTAATTCTCCTAAGATCAATGATCTTGCAAATCTTGCGGGAGAAAAACTTTTCCTTTGTTTTAATAAAGTCGTTGGAGAACTTCCTCTCAACTTCTATGGTTCCCAAAGAATCCGTAGGCCATTAAAAATGGACGGAGGAGAATTAGAAGCTGCCTTAGATTCTCTACAAGAGGCGCTACTTATAGAATTGAAAAAATATTCTAAAGATAGTGATGAGATAGAAGAAAAAGAGATCGCGATGGAGATAGAAATGTCTTCAGGACGTATAGGTCAAATCGCAGAAGGTTTACATCTTTTCCGAACCATGGACGAAGGGGAAAGAGTGTATTGGGCAGATCCTCCGAATACTAGAACAAAGGAAATGTTCCCTAAACTTCTGACCCAACCCTTAAAATCGGAAACAATACTTCGAGAAGTTTTAGAACCCAGAACTGAAAGTATAGTGTTTACTTCCGCTACACTTTCAACCAATAAGGGTGACCTAAGTTATTTTGCAGACCGGATCGGAAGATTACCCTCTCGCTCTAAATTGGTAGCTTCTCCTTTTCCGTATGAAAAAAATGCGTTACTCTTTTTACCTAAAGACATCAAGGATGCTACAGAATCGGCTGAAAGAAATGCGGCAGATCTTTCTCGTTATATTTTGAAATTGATCGAGCTGACCAAAGGTGGAGCATTCGTTTTATTCACTTCTAACAAATCTTTAAACGAAATTATAGAAACGATCCGACCTCTTACAGATCTTCCGATAATCTCACAATTGGAAATGGGACCGGAAGCCGCTAAGAATCGTTTTTTAGCGGAAAAGGATGCGGTTCTATTCGGAGTAGCTTCCTTCTGGCAGGGAGTCGATATTAGGGGTGATAAACTCAGATCAGTCATCCTGACCAAACTTCCATTCCAGCCGCCGAATGATCCGGTACTCGAAGCAAGAAGTGAAAAATTAAAAGAGAAAGGTGGAAATCCTTTCAAAGATCTACAACTTCCTTATGCAACCACGGTTCTAAAACAAGGTTTTGGAAGACTTATCCGTTCTGAAAAAGATACAGGTATCGTAAGTTTATTGGATTCCAGGATCTGGACTAAGTCTTATGGAACAGATTTGATCAATTCTCTTCCTCCTGCAAAACGTATTTCGGAATGGAACCAACTAAAATTAGAATATTCTAAACTTCCCAATTACTCTTCCGGAGAAGCGGTATGA
- the asnS gene encoding asparagine--tRNA ligase — MSEVSTIDLNRLPEHVNQTVRIQGWVHGLRGSNARQFLSLRNSGKILQVLAEKEILGEDLFSEIKHLKQETSVEVIGKLVENEKSPIGYELILSSYKKVGESENYPITPKEHGIDFLLSQRHLWLRSSKQLAIIKVRSELSYQIRKYFHTNQFTLIDTPILTGSIGESAGTLFSTEYFDLGNAYLAQTGQLYLETAIFAHNKVYCYGPTFRAEKSKTRRHLTEFWMVEAETAFLTHAENLKLQEDFVKTVIRETVAACAPELKVLERDPSPLLDYISKPFALIDYKEALEYLQSQGEDIVWGDDINSEREQMLCQKFGGPVFIQKYPREAKAFYMKVNPEDPRTVLNADLIAPDGVGEIIGGSEREESYENITKRLEEENLPVESYEWYLELRKYGSVPHSGFGLGTERLIAWICGLQHVRECIPFPRMMERLYP; from the coding sequence ATGTCCGAAGTTTCCACAATTGATCTAAACCGTTTACCGGAACATGTAAACCAAACCGTACGTATCCAAGGTTGGGTGCACGGTTTGAGAGGATCTAACGCCAGACAATTTTTAAGTCTGAGAAATTCAGGAAAAATCCTACAGGTACTGGCTGAAAAAGAAATTTTAGGAGAAGATCTATTTTCCGAGATCAAACACCTAAAACAGGAAACCTCAGTCGAGGTAATCGGTAAATTAGTGGAGAATGAAAAGTCTCCTATCGGATACGAACTAATACTTTCTTCTTACAAGAAGGTAGGAGAATCGGAAAATTATCCAATTACGCCCAAAGAACACGGAATAGACTTTTTACTTTCTCAAAGACATCTTTGGTTACGTTCCAGTAAGCAGTTAGCTATCATAAAAGTAAGAAGTGAACTTTCTTATCAGATCCGAAAATATTTCCATACCAACCAATTTACATTGATAGATACTCCTATCCTTACGGGTTCCATAGGAGAATCCGCAGGAACATTATTCTCGACGGAATACTTCGACCTTGGTAATGCCTATCTGGCCCAGACTGGACAATTGTATTTAGAAACTGCGATATTTGCTCATAATAAAGTATATTGTTACGGACCTACATTCAGAGCGGAGAAGAGTAAAACCAGAAGGCATTTAACTGAATTCTGGATGGTAGAAGCGGAAACCGCATTTTTAACACATGCAGAAAACCTAAAGCTGCAAGAGGATTTTGTTAAAACTGTGATCCGAGAAACTGTGGCCGCTTGTGCTCCAGAACTAAAAGTTTTGGAAAGAGATCCTTCTCCTTTACTGGATTATATATCAAAACCTTTCGCATTGATAGATTATAAAGAAGCCCTAGAATACCTACAATCCCAAGGAGAGGATATTGTCTGGGGAGACGATATCAATTCAGAAAGAGAACAGATGCTTTGTCAAAAATTCGGCGGACCTGTTTTTATACAAAAATATCCGAGGGAAGCAAAGGCATTTTATATGAAGGTCAACCCCGAGGATCCAAGAACTGTTTTGAATGCAGATCTGATCGCTCCTGACGGAGTGGGGGAAATCATTGGCGGCTCAGAAAGGGAAGAAAGTTACGAAAATATCACTAAAAGGCTAGAGGAAGAAAACCTACCTGTAGAATCTTATGAATGGTATTTGGAGCTTAGAAAATACGGTTCTGTTCCTCATTCCGGTTTCGGTCTTGGAACCGAAAGGTTGATCGCTTGGATCTGCGGCCTTCAGCATGTCCGGGAATGTATCCCTTTCCCTCGTATGATGGAGAGATTATATCCTTAA
- the folD gene encoding bifunctional methylenetetrahydrofolate dehydrogenase/methenyltetrahydrofolate cyclohydrolase FolD, with translation MTAILLDGKKLSQKIKDSIAEEIKTLTASGKKPPKLATILVGNDPASATYVNMKVKSCHAVGMISEKIELPDTTTTQELLAVIDKLNADPDTHGILLQHPSPPQIDERAAFDRIDLKKDVDGVTTLSFGKLSMGVETYLPCTPYGMVLLLKEYGIDPAGKRAVVVGRSPILGKPMAMLLTEMNATVTLCHSKTKNLPEIVAQADIVVGAVGKPEFIKADWIKPGAVLLDAGYNPGNVGDIEISKAWEKSSHYTPVPGGVGPMTISVLLLQTLYSAKDHFTPPLK, from the coding sequence ATGACTGCGATTTTACTGGATGGCAAAAAACTTTCTCAAAAGATAAAAGATTCTATCGCCGAAGAGATCAAAACTCTCACGGCTTCCGGAAAAAAGCCCCCGAAACTCGCAACGATCCTGGTAGGAAACGATCCGGCTTCTGCCACTTATGTAAATATGAAAGTCAAGTCCTGCCATGCGGTGGGAATGATCTCCGAAAAAATAGAACTTCCTGATACTACAACCACCCAGGAATTACTCGCGGTTATTGATAAATTGAACGCGGATCCGGACACTCATGGAATTCTTCTACAACACCCTTCTCCACCCCAGATAGACGAAAGAGCAGCATTCGATCGGATCGATTTGAAGAAGGATGTGGACGGAGTTACTACATTATCCTTTGGGAAATTGTCTATGGGAGTGGAAACCTATCTTCCTTGTACTCCGTATGGAATGGTTCTTCTTTTAAAAGAATACGGGATTGATCCTGCCGGAAAAAGAGCCGTGGTTGTAGGACGTTCTCCTATTTTAGGAAAACCGATGGCAATGCTTCTTACCGAAATGAACGCGACTGTCACTCTCTGTCATTCCAAGACCAAAAATCTGCCGGAAATCGTAGCCCAGGCTGATATTGTTGTGGGTGCTGTAGGAAAACCTGAATTTATCAAAGCGGATTGGATCAAACCGGGAGCAGTATTATTGGATGCAGGTTACAACCCAGGGAACGTGGGAGATATCGAAATTTCTAAGGCCTGGGAAAAATCCTCCCATTACACTCCTGTTCCGGGTGGTGTAGGACCTATGACAATTTCAGTCCTTCTTCTACAGACATTGTATTCGGCAAAAGATCACTTTACACCCCCGCTGAAATGA
- a CDS encoding acetylxylan esterase, translating to MAISFDECFQTYPPFSPPADLDDFWAESIRELKGFPVKNQTKALLKGTILKETIYDISFQSYGNATLTGSLVIPRKRGDLPVLVYFHDYAKDRPQIIKGLTEAGVAQLILDLRGHGTQLIHPVLKEGELPDPDWTPGYYRKGLETKESFFLKANYLDVIRTIEFLRLTDGIDGDKIILAGKGIGASMALFGAANSPRVKALILETPNFCHVDDTQLKLGTSWSKEISEQISNSKSKKTQLKKNLSYFDTLNFSKKIKIPTLVSVGMEDKVSHPKSVFALFNHLVCDKRMQVYPTEGNEAGIAGDKQNLANLEFSKEILFPE from the coding sequence ATGGCTATCAGTTTCGACGAGTGCTTCCAGACTTATCCTCCCTTCTCACCTCCTGCGGATTTGGACGATTTTTGGGCGGAGTCGATCCGAGAACTTAAAGGTTTTCCGGTTAAAAACCAAACCAAGGCTCTTCTCAAAGGGACCATTTTAAAAGAAACCATCTACGATATTTCTTTCCAATCTTACGGGAATGCGACGCTTACCGGCAGTTTGGTGATCCCTAGGAAAAGAGGCGATCTTCCAGTTCTTGTATATTTCCATGATTATGCGAAAGACAGACCTCAGATCATCAAAGGACTGACAGAAGCCGGAGTAGCGCAACTCATCCTGGACCTAAGAGGCCACGGCACCCAGCTTATTCATCCTGTTTTAAAGGAAGGAGAGCTCCCTGATCCGGATTGGACTCCAGGATACTACAGAAAAGGATTGGAAACCAAAGAATCCTTCTTCTTAAAAGCCAATTATTTAGACGTGATCCGTACCATAGAATTTTTAAGACTCACTGATGGGATCGACGGAGACAAGATCATCCTGGCTGGAAAAGGGATCGGTGCCTCTATGGCTCTTTTTGGAGCCGCTAATTCCCCTAGAGTAAAAGCACTTATATTAGAAACTCCTAATTTTTGCCATGTAGATGATACACAACTCAAATTAGGAACCAGCTGGTCCAAGGAAATTTCGGAACAGATCTCCAATTCTAAATCCAAAAAGACCCAGCTAAAAAAGAATCTTTCTTATTTTGATACTTTGAATTTTTCCAAAAAGATTAAGATCCCTACTTTGGTATCCGTCGGAATGGAAGATAAGGTTTCTCATCCTAAGTCTGTTTTCGCGTTATTCAACCACTTAGTTTGCGATAAAAGAATGCAGGTTTATCCTACGGAAGGAAACGAAGCAGGAATCGCAGGGGACAAACAGAATTTGGCCAATCTGGAATTCTCGAAAGAGATTCTCTTCCCAGAATGA
- the cysS gene encoding cysteine--tRNA ligase, producing the protein MKEIRFHNSLSGNKEVFRPEFPDRVRVYSCGPTVYNFAHLGNLRAFLFVDLLRRTLVAFGYKPDMTMNITDIDDKIIRESLAQGKGIREFTEPWVKAFQEDLESLNIQKLEHYPRATDSIPSMVEIIKHLQNQGLVYEKDGSLYYSISKFKNYGKLSKIDVSGMKTGTRYDTDEYEKDDVRDFVLWKFPKQDGEPSWETEIGSGRPGWHLECSAMVRDVYGSGVDIHTGGVDLTFPHHENEIAQSEGAYPEESFVKYWLHSEHLLVNGEKMAKSKGNFFTLRDLVKEGAEPRNIRFLLLSAHYRSKLNFTKERLEEASQSVSKIQNCINRLLEDSPKAEPAFDQDYEMDSNPRLPNEFLGALGDDLNISKFLSLVFELVKDSNHYLDKGKISREGILHRLERFIAIDSILGVLSFERKVEVLDSEIDELVRQRQEARKNKNFAEADRLRDKLNELGIILEDTKEGLRWKRK; encoded by the coding sequence ATGAAAGAAATCCGTTTCCATAATTCTCTTAGTGGAAACAAAGAAGTATTCCGTCCGGAGTTTCCGGACAGAGTCAGAGTATATTCCTGCGGGCCCACAGTTTATAACTTCGCACATTTGGGAAATTTGCGTGCATTCTTATTTGTAGATCTTCTCAGAAGAACATTAGTCGCATTCGGTTATAAACCGGATATGACAATGAACATCACTGATATTGATGATAAGATCATCCGTGAATCCTTGGCACAAGGAAAAGGGATCAGAGAATTTACAGAACCTTGGGTAAAAGCATTCCAGGAAGATTTAGAATCTCTGAATATTCAAAAATTGGAACATTATCCTAGGGCTACTGATTCCATTCCTTCCATGGTAGAGATCATAAAACATCTACAGAACCAAGGACTCGTCTACGAAAAAGACGGAAGTTTGTATTATTCCATTTCCAAATTCAAAAATTACGGAAAACTTTCCAAAATTGACGTAAGCGGAATGAAAACAGGCACTCGTTATGATACGGACGAATATGAGAAGGACGATGTAAGAGACTTCGTCCTTTGGAAATTCCCGAAACAAGACGGGGAACCTTCTTGGGAGACTGAGATTGGTTCCGGAAGACCTGGCTGGCATTTAGAATGTTCCGCAATGGTGCGCGACGTATACGGCTCCGGAGTCGATATCCATACAGGTGGTGTAGATCTTACCTTCCCCCACCATGAAAATGAAATCGCTCAGAGTGAAGGCGCTTACCCGGAAGAATCCTTCGTAAAATATTGGCTGCACTCGGAACATCTTCTCGTAAATGGAGAGAAGATGGCCAAGTCCAAGGGAAACTTTTTCACCCTAAGAGACCTGGTAAAAGAAGGCGCAGAACCTCGAAATATCAGATTCCTTCTACTCTCCGCTCATTACAGAAGTAAATTGAACTTCACAAAAGAAAGATTAGAAGAAGCTTCACAATCCGTTTCCAAGATCCAAAATTGTATCAATCGATTATTAGAAGATTCCCCTAAGGCAGAGCCTGCATTTGATCAAGATTATGAAATGGATTCGAATCCGCGGTTACCTAATGAATTCTTAGGTGCTCTTGGAGACGATCTAAACATATCAAAATTCTTATCGTTAGTCTTTGAGCTAGTAAAAGATTCTAATCATTATTTAGACAAAGGTAAAATTTCCAGAGAAGGAATTCTACATCGATTAGAACGTTTTATTGCAATAGATTCCATCTTGGGTGTTTTAAGTTTCGAAAGAAAAGTAGAAGTTTTAGATTCCGAAATCGATGAGTTAGTCAGACAAAGACAAGAAGCTCGCAAAAACAAAAATTTTGCAGAAGCGGACAGACTCAGAGATAAATTGAACGAATTAGGGATTATACTCGAAGACACAAAAGAAGGTCTTCGCTGGAAGAGAAAATGA
- the rlmB gene encoding 23S rRNA (guanosine(2251)-2'-O)-methyltransferase RlmB: MSRQDYIYGRRNIREILERHLEKGSELSFQEIWLTSGAKKELEEILSELEGKLLIKEASPSKLDKMAPGVNHQGVLALRIQLHSGDKKSFDSHLENCKGPILVLDRIQDPGNLGNILRTAECFGVETVLIPERDSSGITPAVEKVASGALAYLNVFKVGNLAQILEKLQKRNFWVVSTSDKGTEDWSKIPAWEELVILMGNEGEGLKRILMEKSDFTVRIPLHGHISSLNVTVATGIVLDRLKNRPK, from the coding sequence ATGAGCCGCCAGGATTATATCTACGGAAGAAGAAATATCCGAGAAATTCTGGAACGACATCTTGAAAAAGGTTCCGAACTCTCCTTCCAAGAAATTTGGCTGACTTCCGGAGCCAAAAAAGAATTAGAAGAAATTCTCTCTGAATTAGAAGGCAAACTTCTTATCAAAGAAGCTTCTCCCAGTAAATTAGACAAGATGGCTCCTGGCGTGAATCACCAGGGTGTCCTTGCGCTTAGAATACAACTCCACTCCGGAGATAAAAAATCATTCGATTCTCATCTAGAAAACTGTAAGGGCCCAATCCTGGTTTTAGATCGTATCCAAGATCCGGGCAATCTAGGAAATATTTTAAGAACGGCAGAATGTTTCGGAGTGGAAACGGTTCTCATCCCCGAAAGGGATTCCTCAGGGATCACTCCGGCTGTGGAAAAAGTTGCCTCAGGTGCACTAGCCTATCTAAACGTTTTTAAAGTAGGGAACCTGGCGCAAATATTAGAAAAATTGCAAAAACGAAATTTTTGGGTAGTGTCCACTTCCGACAAAGGAACAGAAGATTGGTCTAAAATTCCTGCTTGGGAAGAATTAGTGATCTTAATGGGAAATGAAGGAGAAGGGCTCAAAAGAATTCTGATGGAAAAATCGGATTTTACAGTTCGCATTCCACTTCATGGCCATATCTCTTCTTTAAATGTAACAGTTGCCACTGGGATCGTACTAGATCGTTTGAAAAACCGACCGAAGTGA
- a CDS encoding alpha/beta fold hydrolase yields MKRFLSFQSLFLFFILLSFGNCEYLQDRLTPSDSKSLGEQIKDYIISSYFAETNHALYKFSTVFPDMAVGSLSPLYFQDPYFQRDNSKAKIVFIHGWDFGERQTDPPTDFNKKVANLLGTWNQGLAFTTDTATPPSSYSGSVYDEFEIYVFTYRTSDYIEVNGRRFIDSLNAAFNSSDKVVVVAHSMGGLVARAAIQHANNTEDVIDHIVSLGTPYYGSPYSSPQYTGNLSTIGTIIKFMTDTPGGQGLAYTNGISAGVDPITPAIVDGTNQAFNFFLEKMIAKTTYDPITTVYGGNMVAGNCSDTDHATTYRAACTVITSGDPVFGSSDGIVPLNSALLNGRAGTQHTVGNMDHSQMSFRNEGGMAGGLTIVKTHFDNVFNEVFTIVGALP; encoded by the coding sequence ATGAAAAGATTTTTATCTTTCCAATCTTTGTTTTTATTTTTCATTCTTCTATCTTTCGGAAACTGCGAGTACCTCCAAGATAGACTCACTCCTTCCGATAGTAAATCATTAGGGGAGCAAATTAAGGATTATATTATCTCAAGCTATTTTGCTGAAACGAACCACGCGCTGTATAAATTTTCGACAGTATTTCCCGATATGGCTGTAGGCAGTCTCTCCCCACTGTATTTCCAAGATCCTTATTTCCAAAGAGATAATTCCAAAGCAAAAATTGTATTTATACATGGTTGGGATTTTGGAGAAAGACAAACCGACCCTCCGACAGATTTTAATAAAAAAGTAGCAAATCTGCTTGGGACCTGGAACCAAGGTCTTGCATTCACAACTGATACTGCAACTCCTCCCAGCAGCTATTCCGGAAGCGTATATGATGAATTCGAAATATACGTTTTTACCTATAGAACTTCTGATTATATAGAAGTGAATGGAAGAAGGTTTATCGATTCCTTAAATGCAGCTTTTAACTCCTCCGATAAGGTGGTCGTCGTAGCCCATTCTATGGGGGGACTTGTTGCAAGAGCCGCGATCCAACATGCAAATAATACAGAAGACGTAATAGATCATATCGTAAGCTTAGGTACTCCTTATTATGGATCTCCTTATTCTTCTCCGCAATATACAGGGAATTTATCAACCATCGGAACAATTATTAAATTTATGACAGACACTCCTGGCGGACAGGGGCTTGCGTACACAAACGGAATCAGTGCCGGTGTGGATCCGATCACTCCTGCAATTGTAGACGGGACCAACCAAGCATTTAATTTCTTTTTAGAAAAGATGATCGCAAAGACTACCTATGATCCTATTACGACGGTCTATGGAGGAAACATGGTAGCAGGAAATTGTAGCGATACTGATCATGCTACCACCTACCGAGCAGCGTGTACGGTGATTACAAGCGGAGATCCGGTATTTGGTAGCTCTGATGGAATTGTTCCCTTGAATTCTGCACTTTTAAATGGAAGAGCCGGCACACAACATACTGTCGGCAATATGGACCATTCTCAAATGTCTTTTAGAAATGAAGGTGGAATGGCAGGAGGACTTACCATTGTAAAAACTCATTTTGATAATGTATTTAATGAAGTTTTTACGATCGTGGGTGCTCTACCTTAA